A window from Pseudomonas sp. Tri1 encodes these proteins:
- a CDS encoding carbamoyltransferase has product MALTILGLSGALSHDPSAALYIDGKLIAAAEEERFVRDKHAKNRMPYESAKFCLEQAGIKPSDVDVVAIPFAPISLFGEARWHYAKRYWYAPDRALDAILMGNRRYKRYRRKIVWCLEQLGFDPKKIKIEPVEHHLAHASSAYHCSGFQEKTAILGIDGKGEYATTFFGYGENGKIHKIKEFFDPDSLGGLYGAITEFLGFEMLDGEFKVMGMAPYGDASKYDFSRLASFENGELVINTDYANVIGLRRYKEKGKGFYFSPKLIEWLGPKREGDIADEPYIHYAASMQALFEKLALQMIDHYLGDVLKETGKLAFAGGCALNVKLNQKIIARDDVKELFVQPASGDAGTAVGAAAYVSHARGVPVEKMEHVYLGPAYSNEDVIAACARHPSKPAWRKIDNTPERIAKIMVDGNPVAWFQGRMEFGPRALGGRSIIGCPSASGVADRINEQIKFRERWRPFCPSMLDTVAPQMIKVDHPAPFMTFTFEVAEEWKTRVPEVVHEDGTSRAQVLKREYNPRYYDMMKALEVLTGNGVSLNTSLNRRGEPMICSPTDALNMFFGSDLQYLIMEDILVVKDGVDAYDTFG; this is encoded by the coding sequence GTGGCATTGACGATTCTTGGCCTGTCCGGCGCCCTTAGCCATGATCCTTCCGCAGCGCTGTACATTGACGGCAAGCTGATCGCGGCGGCTGAGGAAGAGCGCTTTGTACGCGATAAACATGCAAAGAACCGCATGCCCTACGAGTCGGCGAAGTTCTGCCTGGAGCAGGCCGGCATCAAGCCTTCCGATGTTGACGTGGTAGCGATCCCGTTCGCCCCGATCAGCCTGTTCGGCGAAGCCCGTTGGCACTACGCCAAGCGTTACTGGTACGCCCCGGACCGCGCCCTCGATGCGATCCTGATGGGTAACCGTCGCTACAAGCGCTATCGCCGCAAGATCGTCTGGTGCCTGGAGCAACTGGGCTTCGATCCGAAAAAGATCAAGATCGAGCCGGTCGAGCACCACTTGGCCCACGCTTCCAGTGCCTATCACTGCTCGGGCTTCCAGGAGAAAACCGCGATCCTGGGCATCGACGGCAAAGGCGAATACGCCACGACCTTCTTTGGCTACGGTGAAAACGGCAAGATCCACAAGATCAAGGAATTCTTCGATCCAGACTCCCTTGGCGGCCTGTACGGCGCGATCACCGAGTTCCTGGGCTTTGAAATGCTCGACGGTGAGTTCAAGGTCATGGGCATGGCCCCCTACGGCGATGCCAGCAAGTACGACTTCTCGCGTCTGGCTTCGTTCGAAAACGGCGAGCTGGTGATCAACACCGACTACGCCAACGTGATCGGCCTGCGTCGCTATAAAGAGAAGGGCAAGGGTTTCTACTTCTCGCCGAAGCTGATCGAATGGCTCGGCCCGAAACGTGAAGGCGACATCGCCGACGAGCCGTACATCCACTACGCGGCCAGCATGCAGGCGCTGTTCGAGAAGCTCGCGCTGCAAATGATCGACCATTACCTGGGCGACGTACTCAAGGAAACCGGCAAGCTGGCTTTCGCTGGCGGCTGCGCGTTGAACGTCAAGCTTAACCAGAAAATCATCGCCCGCGACGACGTCAAGGAACTGTTCGTGCAACCGGCTTCCGGTGACGCCGGTACCGCAGTGGGTGCGGCAGCTTATGTGTCCCACGCCCGTGGCGTGCCGGTGGAGAAGATGGAGCACGTCTATCTCGGCCCGGCCTACAGCAACGAAGACGTGATCGCCGCCTGCGCTCGTCATCCGAGCAAGCCTGCATGGCGCAAGATCGACAACACCCCTGAGCGCATCGCCAAGATCATGGTCGATGGCAACCCGGTGGCCTGGTTCCAGGGGCGCATGGAGTTTGGCCCGCGTGCCTTGGGCGGTCGCTCGATCATTGGTTGCCCAAGCGCCAGCGGTGTAGCCGATCGCATCAACGAACAGATCAAGTTCCGCGAGCGCTGGAGGCCTTTCTGCCCGTCGATGCTGGACACCGTCGCACCTCAGATGATCAAGGTCGATCACCCGGCGCCGTTCATGACCTTCACCTTTGAAGTGGCTGAAGAGTGGAAGACCCGTGTGCCGGAAGTCGTCCATGAGGACGGCACGTCCCGGGCCCAGGTGCTCAAGCGCGAATACAACCCGCGCTACTACGACATGATGAAGGCGCTGGAAGTCCTGACCGGCAACGGCGTATCCCTGAACACCTCGCTCAATCGTCGTGGCGAACCGATGATCTGCTCGCCGACCGACGCGTTGAACATGTTTTTTGGCTCCGACCTGCAGTACTTGATCATGGAAGATATCCTGGTGGTCAAAGACGGCGTGGATGCTTATGACACGTTCGGCTGA
- a CDS encoding glycosyltransferase, which produces MTRSAERHVLQFCHGYDGPFLDCARQYASLFAGTGYRVTTVFLTGVADAQVAAGCASDEVLFMEYSSSAIRGLKLGAISDLRKIAASRNFSFCIAHRFKPIYIALLGTGLPVIGVHHAFGDYQRRPRRMFAQFFHKRLSLLGVSDAVRDDMRRCLPKWPATRIQTLYNRIDLDAVQASQVSREEARQTLGLDMDAWIVGNVGRLHPDKDQATLLRAFAAALAYLPANSQLAILGKGRLEQDLRELALELGIADRVLLLGQVPEARRYFRAFDVFALSSDHEPFGMVLLEAMAAGVPLLATACGGAKEVVEGVGILFPMGDADHMAQALQHLAVMDDLQRRQCAELMLDRLRERFSDRAVREAFWRLPQVTELAPRG; this is translated from the coding sequence ATGACACGTTCGGCTGAGCGACATGTGCTGCAGTTCTGTCACGGTTATGACGGGCCGTTCCTGGACTGCGCCCGTCAGTACGCCAGCCTGTTCGCTGGCACTGGCTATCGTGTCACCACAGTGTTTCTGACCGGGGTGGCGGATGCGCAAGTCGCCGCTGGTTGTGCCTCGGACGAGGTGCTGTTCATGGAATACAGCTCCAGCGCCATTCGCGGCCTGAAGCTGGGCGCCATCAGCGATCTGCGCAAGATCGCTGCTTCGCGCAATTTCAGTTTTTGCATTGCCCATCGCTTCAAGCCGATCTACATCGCTCTGCTCGGCACGGGTTTGCCGGTGATTGGTGTGCATCATGCCTTTGGTGACTACCAACGGCGCCCTCGTCGGATGTTCGCCCAGTTCTTTCACAAGCGCCTGAGCTTGCTCGGGGTTTCCGATGCGGTGCGTGACGATATGCGCCGCTGCCTGCCGAAATGGCCGGCCACCCGGATCCAGACCCTCTACAACCGCATCGACCTCGATGCCGTGCAGGCCAGCCAGGTCTCCCGCGAGGAGGCACGGCAGACCTTGGGGCTGGACATGGACGCCTGGATCGTCGGCAACGTCGGCCGCCTGCATCCTGACAAGGACCAGGCCACGCTGTTGCGCGCCTTTGCTGCGGCGCTGGCGTACCTGCCGGCGAACAGCCAGCTGGCGATTCTCGGCAAGGGCCGTCTGGAGCAGGATCTCAGGGAGTTGGCGCTGGAGTTGGGCATTGCCGACCGCGTGCTGCTCCTTGGCCAAGTACCCGAGGCGCGCCGCTATTTCCGTGCCTTTGATGTATTTGCCTTGAGTTCCGATCATGAACCGTTCGGCATGGTGCTGCTCGAAGCCATGGCCGCTGGCGTGCCCCTGTTGGCGACGGCCTGTGGCGGGGCGAAGGAAGTGGTCGAAGGCGTGGGCATCCTGTTTCCAATGGGCGACGCCGACCACATGGCCCAGGCACTGCAACACCTGGCGGTGATGGATGATTTGCAGCGTCGCCAATGCGCCGAGCTGATGCTCGATCGCTTGCGCGAGCGCTTCTCGGATCGCGCCGTGCGCGAGGCATTCTGGCGTTTGCCTCAAGTTACCGAACTGGCGCCGAGGGGCTGA
- a CDS encoding antimicrobial resistance protein Mig-14 produces the protein MLNRFQGWRERGWTAVDASIYAQAWQRFGGSVATHPLVVERLAALAGIPVRYLAFEQGGELKAAIPTWGRDLALSKDVLKRSGKKGLFDLGNAELILPAAPDALAPLRHRGRYLSALNEGRFSGLKLQQEQLAMARTPEELSKKFRYNQRRELRLLEEAGGVVRPVSEFSSAELASIYCDLFLRRWGFAATGAERMGEVIELLREWLIGSVIFLNDAPIAIQLVYRVEAPQWISVEYINGGVDPQTREFSPGSVLSFLNTQSAWEHARAAGKPLRFSFGRADREYKDRWCNPVPVFTV, from the coding sequence ATGCTCAACCGATTCCAAGGCTGGCGCGAGCGCGGCTGGACAGCCGTAGACGCATCGATTTATGCCCAGGCCTGGCAGCGTTTTGGCGGCAGCGTGGCCACCCACCCCCTGGTGGTCGAGCGTCTGGCGGCCCTGGCTGGGATTCCCGTGCGTTATCTGGCATTCGAGCAGGGCGGCGAACTCAAGGCGGCGATTCCAACCTGGGGGCGCGACCTGGCGCTGTCCAAGGATGTGCTCAAACGCAGCGGTAAAAAAGGCTTGTTCGACCTGGGCAATGCCGAACTGATTCTGCCGGCGGCACCTGATGCACTGGCGCCGTTGCGCCATCGAGGCCGTTACCTGTCGGCCCTCAACGAGGGGCGCTTCAGTGGCTTGAAACTGCAGCAGGAACAGTTGGCCATGGCCCGCACGCCGGAGGAGCTGTCCAAGAAGTTTCGCTACAACCAGCGCCGTGAGCTGCGCTTGCTGGAAGAAGCGGGCGGGGTGGTGCGGCCGGTCAGCGAGTTTTCCAGCGCAGAACTGGCGTCGATCTACTGCGACCTGTTCCTGCGTCGCTGGGGCTTTGCGGCCACCGGTGCCGAACGCATGGGCGAGGTGATCGAGCTGCTGCGCGAATGGCTGATCGGCTCGGTGATCTTTCTCAACGATGCACCGATTGCCATTCAACTGGTGTATCGCGTCGAAGCGCCGCAGTGGATCAGTGTCGAGTACATCAACGGTGGCGTCGACCCGCAGACCCGCGAATTCAGCCCTGGCAGCGTGTTGAGCTTCCTCAACACCCAAAGCGCGTGGGAACACGCCCGTGCCGCCGGCAAGCCGTTGCGCTTTTCATTCGGCCGGGCGGACCGGGAGTACAAGGACCGTTGGTGCAACCCCGTGCCGGTGTTTACCGTATGA
- a CDS encoding PIG-L family deacetylase has translation MSRKQQLLKRHRRNKRVGLLLALIVLVLLGVALAWWLPLVLAVLGWIAHEAWFADHLFYSPKDDYQYSFPPFTQQPKVHLNAGRLRLDEGVILDDGATLVLALRVKSTWLGRFLDPVVELSGGEHPDRQTFERGVNGLRYLNLSEQGDVLSRGDLRLRGRFCRLLGEPKLWSFAPADVQRQRTMVIAPHADDAELAAYGLYSQADETWIVTLTAGEIEAEHYQQMGLDRVEAARLKGRLRAWDSIAVPRWAGVPESRCVQLGYFCLQLAAMQAAPSQPQGSREADLSDTRLFRQLNPFVLPGDADGAPTWNNLLADLRELLLKARPEVLVLPHPTLDPHPDHLCAHHAVMQALEGLEWQPGILLGYANHLHDNDRWPMGDAGTGIALPPFFDPARPMHPVSLPLTLAAQRDKAMALGMMHDLQPQAPFKRRLRRRIQRLLAGRTGSAYGENEFFRKAVRRHELFWWL, from the coding sequence CTGAGCCGCAAGCAACAGTTACTCAAGCGCCATCGTCGCAATAAGCGCGTGGGGTTGTTGCTCGCCCTCATCGTGCTGGTCTTGCTGGGTGTCGCGCTGGCCTGGTGGCTGCCGCTGGTGCTCGCGGTGCTCGGCTGGATCGCCCACGAGGCGTGGTTCGCCGATCATCTGTTCTATTCGCCCAAGGACGATTACCAGTACAGCTTCCCGCCCTTCACCCAGCAACCCAAGGTGCATTTGAACGCCGGACGGCTACGATTGGACGAGGGTGTGATCCTGGACGATGGCGCGACGCTGGTCCTCGCGCTGCGGGTCAAGAGTACCTGGCTGGGTCGCTTCCTCGACCCGGTCGTCGAGTTGTCGGGCGGTGAACATCCGGATCGACAAACCTTCGAACGTGGGGTCAACGGCCTGCGTTATCTCAACCTCAGCGAGCAGGGAGACGTGCTGTCCCGAGGCGATCTGCGTCTGCGCGGGCGCTTCTGTCGCTTGCTGGGCGAGCCGAAGCTCTGGTCTTTCGCCCCTGCGGATGTGCAGCGTCAGCGGACGATGGTCATCGCCCCCCACGCCGACGATGCGGAGCTGGCCGCCTATGGGTTGTACAGCCAGGCTGATGAAACCTGGATCGTGACCCTGACCGCGGGTGAAATCGAAGCCGAACATTATCAGCAGATGGGCCTGGACCGCGTCGAAGCCGCGCGGCTCAAGGGCCGTTTGCGCGCCTGGGACAGCATTGCCGTGCCCCGTTGGGCCGGGGTGCCCGAATCCCGTTGTGTGCAGCTTGGGTACTTCTGCCTGCAACTGGCGGCCATGCAAGCGGCACCAAGCCAGCCCCAAGGCTCTCGCGAGGCGGACCTGAGCGATACCCGGCTGTTTCGCCAGTTGAACCCGTTTGTGCTGCCAGGCGATGCCGACGGCGCACCGACCTGGAACAACCTGCTGGCAGACCTGCGCGAACTGTTGCTCAAGGCGCGTCCCGAGGTGCTAGTGCTGCCGCACCCGACGCTCGACCCGCACCCCGATCACCTCTGCGCGCATCACGCTGTCATGCAAGCCCTCGAAGGCCTGGAATGGCAGCCCGGCATACTGCTCGGTTACGCCAATCACCTGCACGACAATGACCGCTGGCCCATGGGCGATGCGGGCACGGGCATTGCGTTGCCGCCGTTCTTCGACCCGGCCCGGCCGATGCATCCCGTCAGCCTGCCACTGACATTGGCAGCCCAGCGCGACAAGGCCATGGCGTTGGGCATGATGCACGATCTGCAGCCGCAAGCGCCGTTCAAGCGGCGCCTTCGCCGCAGGATCCAGCGCCTGCTGGCCGGGCGCACCGGTTCCGCGTATGGCGAGAACGAGTTTTTTCGTAAGGCTGTGCGGCGCCATGAACTGTTCTGGTGGCTGTAA
- a CDS encoding glycosyltransferase, with the protein MKVLFLVQKEQRAILDRLYEGVAAHCECDLRWLDSQEQRNLRGYFRRHVDVSRYDRIVFFLRFKQEIRQVGFIRTIPNLVILEHDAYQNYIPCKYTGKFSAHYRRLPWVRVISSGFMVTERLRSEGFDAVFVPKGYDQSLLQDRGRERDIELAFVGSTNSVAYSGRKALLDELGRVEPLVVTRTKSGEEYCETLNRIRFFVSADVGMGEFMIKNFEAMACGCVLLAFDQGAEEARALGLQDMHNVVLYRDIPQLQEKLSRLRADPELARNVARNGQELALEQFTFARIGQKIVEALGAPLRPRAPLSLLEKLRQKLGV; encoded by the coding sequence ATGAAAGTTCTATTTCTGGTGCAGAAAGAACAGCGGGCCATCCTGGATCGGCTCTACGAAGGTGTGGCCGCTCATTGCGAGTGCGACCTGCGTTGGCTCGACAGCCAGGAGCAACGCAACCTGCGGGGATATTTCCGCCGCCATGTGGACGTATCGCGTTATGACCGGATCGTGTTTTTCCTGCGCTTCAAGCAGGAGATCCGTCAGGTCGGCTTCATCCGCACGATCCCCAACCTGGTGATCCTCGAGCACGACGCCTACCAGAATTACATCCCCTGCAAATACACCGGCAAGTTCAGTGCGCATTATCGTCGTCTGCCGTGGGTACGGGTGATCAGTTCCGGCTTCATGGTGACCGAACGTCTGCGCAGTGAAGGTTTCGATGCGGTTTTCGTACCCAAGGGCTACGACCAGTCGCTATTGCAGGATCGGGGTCGTGAACGGGATATCGAGTTGGCCTTCGTCGGCAGCACCAACAGCGTCGCTTACAGCGGCCGCAAGGCACTGCTGGATGAACTGGGTCGTGTTGAACCGCTGGTAGTGACCCGAACCAAGTCCGGTGAGGAATATTGCGAAACCCTCAACCGTATTCGGTTTTTCGTCAGCGCCGACGTAGGCATGGGCGAATTCATGATCAAGAATTTCGAAGCCATGGCCTGCGGCTGCGTATTGCTGGCGTTCGATCAAGGGGCCGAGGAGGCTCGTGCCCTGGGTCTGCAGGACATGCATAACGTGGTGTTGTACCGCGACATCCCGCAGTTGCAGGAAAAGCTTTCCCGCCTGCGTGCCGACCCCGAGCTGGCGCGCAATGTGGCGCGCAACGGTCAGGAGCTGGCACTGGAGCAGTTCACTTTCGCGCGCATCGGGCAGAAAATCGTTGAGGCGTTGGGAGCACCTCTGCGTCCGCGTGCGCCGTTGAGTCTGCTGGAAAAGTTGCGCCAGAAGCTGGGTGTTTGA
- a CDS encoding glycosyltransferase family 4 protein, translated as MSIINVMWAGGLPFASVHKVHHQILSQAEPATPVKTWLLQGSKSVCQVDVGSVLEWNLTSARLKGRHLWRLFKPWMRSRFRQALLDSDARVVLLDGLGVARLLLPVLEGMPQIRVVVIFHGVTRLNAAGRELLRGFPASRLRIVAVSETLAKSLQDKLDLQVTVLRSAFDPGVFQSLLMSREEARTRLGLPPTGTRIFGAVGRLVDNKGFACLLEAFARAAASQPDWRLVIVGEGPAREALQARIAQPDLIDKVLLTGHLEDVAKLYRAFDWVLIPSLDEGLGLILQEAVLAGIPVLASELAVFREQLGDAGWYAPVNDEAAWSEAIVRASLASADAVAALQYQALAPDEAWLNFSQTSRQLISGSQ; from the coding sequence ATGAGCATTATTAATGTCATGTGGGCGGGCGGTTTACCGTTCGCTTCGGTACACAAGGTCCATCATCAGATACTTTCGCAGGCCGAGCCTGCAACGCCCGTCAAGACATGGCTCTTGCAGGGCTCCAAGTCCGTCTGCCAGGTCGATGTGGGGTCAGTGCTGGAGTGGAATCTAACCTCCGCCCGGCTCAAGGGCCGACATCTCTGGCGCCTGTTCAAACCCTGGATGCGTAGCCGTTTCCGTCAGGCTTTGCTCGATAGCGATGCCCGTGTGGTGCTGCTCGATGGCCTTGGTGTCGCTCGCCTCCTGTTGCCGGTTCTCGAGGGTATGCCGCAGATACGCGTGGTCGTGATTTTCCATGGCGTGACGCGGCTCAATGCCGCAGGCCGTGAACTGCTGCGTGGGTTCCCAGCCTCGCGTCTGAGAATAGTGGCGGTCTCCGAGACCCTGGCAAAGTCGCTCCAGGACAAACTGGACCTTCAGGTCACTGTCCTGCGCAGCGCATTCGATCCAGGTGTTTTTCAGTCTTTACTCATGTCTCGCGAAGAAGCGCGCACCCGACTGGGTTTGCCTCCGACGGGCACGCGGATATTTGGCGCCGTAGGACGATTGGTGGACAACAAGGGGTTCGCCTGCCTGTTGGAAGCGTTTGCGCGAGCGGCAGCCAGCCAGCCCGACTGGCGCTTGGTGATCGTCGGCGAAGGGCCTGCGCGTGAGGCCTTGCAGGCGCGAATTGCCCAGCCGGATCTGATCGACAAGGTGTTGCTGACAGGGCATCTGGAGGATGTCGCGAAGCTTTACAGGGCATTCGACTGGGTGTTGATTCCGTCCCTCGACGAGGGGCTTGGCCTGATCCTCCAGGAGGCGGTCCTGGCTGGTATCCCGGTGCTGGCCAGCGAGCTTGCCGTATTCCGTGAACAGTTGGGCGATGCTGGCTGGTATGCACCGGTAAATGACGAAGCAGCCTGGAGCGAGGCAATCGTACGGGCTTCACTGGCCTCAGCCGATGCGGTCGCTGCGCTCCAGTACCAGGCGCTGGCGCCTGACGAGGCCTGGCTGAATTTCAGCCAGACCTCCAGGCAATTGATCTCAGGCAGCCAATAG
- a CDS encoding toluene tolerance protein, translating to MQSSRLPQAALNQLIEGASILEADSYGPKVYLLQDGNILKLFRRKRLFSSALLRPYSTRFINNAARLQTLGVPTLDVLASYKLQKSGMTAVLYRPLPGKTLRQLSNQENFNWQQTLPALVELIRNLHASGIYFRSLHLGNIVVTPENKLGLIDVADMRFLRAPLPRYLAHRNLQHFARYIARENLNESFPMQALENALLAA from the coding sequence ATGCAATCCTCACGGCTTCCCCAAGCCGCTTTGAATCAATTGATTGAAGGCGCCAGCATTCTGGAGGCCGACAGCTACGGCCCAAAAGTCTATCTGTTGCAGGATGGGAACATCCTCAAATTGTTTCGCCGCAAGCGGCTTTTTTCTTCGGCTCTTTTACGGCCTTACTCAACGCGATTCATCAATAATGCGGCCCGCTTGCAAACGCTCGGCGTACCGACGCTCGACGTCCTGGCCTCCTACAAATTGCAAAAGTCCGGCATGACCGCCGTACTGTATCGGCCGCTTCCAGGAAAAACCCTGCGTCAATTATCGAATCAGGAAAACTTCAACTGGCAGCAGACCCTTCCGGCACTCGTCGAGCTGATCCGCAACCTGCACGCCAGCGGTATCTATTTCCGCTCGCTGCACTTGGGCAATATCGTCGTTACGCCTGAGAACAAACTGGGCTTGATCGATGTGGCCGACATGCGCTTCCTGCGCGCGCCATTGCCACGTTACCTGGCTCACCGCAACTTGCAGCACTTTGCTCGTTATATTGCCCGGGAGAACCTGAACGAGAGCTTTCCGATGCAGGCGCTGGAAAACGCTCTATTGGCTGCCTGA
- a CDS encoding O-antigen ligase family protein, producing the protein MQATRWAQVWMAFGFLWFLLAIALAPTNKVYQQGLVAFVWLPAILFAWPARHRLLELWRAQRLIYTALLALAVWALITLFWAEAPEPAREAKRLLYILVFLLFFPIFADGQPERVIRLMQWGGVGLALTALIAIVHFYGIANHPWVARLEGLGELSHPILGGYVIGLAAIWMLHWVPRRIGLQAVWAIALALLGVFVLLCQSRGAALALLLSVLVMPLYCRDQRTRVIAAAALVLAVLTFWLLEPLVMARGASYRPEIFMSSLRMIAEHPWGGLGLASDYRVATVSQSFDHAHNLFNHVAILLGLPGLLLWCIVWFAVLREAWRARDTLLGRGVLGMWVFSFLAMQFDAASLTGTPRAEWFISWLPIGLASVLTWAQAKSNGCDKIPRSS; encoded by the coding sequence ATGCAAGCAACACGTTGGGCGCAGGTATGGATGGCTTTTGGCTTTTTATGGTTTTTGCTGGCGATAGCCTTGGCACCGACTAATAAAGTTTATCAACAGGGGTTGGTTGCATTTGTCTGGTTACCGGCGATTCTATTCGCCTGGCCGGCGCGTCACCGACTGCTGGAGCTGTGGCGTGCACAACGCTTGATCTACACGGCATTGCTGGCGCTGGCGGTCTGGGCGTTGATTACCTTGTTCTGGGCCGAGGCGCCGGAGCCCGCCCGAGAGGCCAAGCGGCTGCTCTATATCCTGGTGTTCCTGTTGTTTTTCCCTATCTTTGCCGACGGCCAGCCTGAGCGCGTGATTCGTCTCATGCAATGGGGCGGGGTGGGTCTTGCACTGACCGCTTTGATAGCCATCGTCCACTTCTACGGTATTGCAAACCATCCCTGGGTGGCACGTCTGGAGGGCTTGGGTGAGCTGTCCCATCCTATTCTTGGCGGTTATGTGATTGGGTTGGCGGCGATTTGGATGCTGCACTGGGTGCCGCGGCGTATTGGGCTGCAAGCAGTTTGGGCGATTGCCTTGGCCCTGCTGGGGGTATTTGTGCTGCTGTGCCAGAGTCGTGGTGCGGCGCTGGCCTTGTTGCTCAGTGTGCTGGTTATGCCACTTTACTGCCGGGACCAGCGCACCCGCGTGATCGCCGCCGCAGCCCTGGTACTGGCCGTGCTGACCTTCTGGCTGCTTGAACCGCTGGTCATGGCACGTGGTGCGTCCTATCGCCCCGAAATTTTCATGTCGAGCCTGCGCATGATTGCCGAGCACCCATGGGGAGGTCTGGGGCTGGCGAGCGACTACAGGGTTGCCACGGTCAGTCAATCTTTCGATCATGCCCACAATTTGTTCAATCACGTCGCCATTCTGCTCGGGTTGCCGGGCCTGTTGCTCTGGTGCATCGTCTGGTTCGCCGTGCTGCGTGAAGCTTGGCGGGCCCGGGATACCCTGCTGGGCCGCGGCGTACTCGGTATGTGGGTGTTTTCCTTCCTGGCGATGCAGTTCGACGCCGCGAGCCTGACCGGAACCCCGCGTGCCGAATGGTTCATCAGTTGGTTGCCGATTGGCCTGGCTAGCGTTTTGACCTGGGCGCAGGCCAAGTCCAATGGCTGTGATAAAATTCCGCGTTCTTCTTAA
- the msbA gene encoding lipid A export permease/ATP-binding protein MsbA, with protein sequence MSDAPPKAEQDSSLKIYFRLLGYVKPYAGIFLLSIVGFIIFASTQPMLAGILKYFVDGLSNPDAVLFPNVPYLKDVKLLMAVPLLIVLIAAWQGIGSFLGNYYLARVSLGLVHDLRVELFNKLLVLPNRYFDTHNSGHLISRITFNVTMVTGAATDAIKVVIREGLSVVFLFAYLIWMNWKLTLVMLAILPLIAMMVGNASKKFRKQSKKIQVAMGDVTHVASETIQGYRVVRSFGGEAYEQQRFNRASQGNTDKQLRMTRTGAVYTPMLQLVIYTAMAALMFLVLFLRGDATAGDLVAYITAAGLLPKPIRQLSEVSSTIQKGVAGAESIFEQLDVEPEVDKGTVELPRVSGRLEVRNLSFTYPGADREVLKDINFTAAPGQMIALVGRSGSGKSTLASLIPRFYHHDVGQILLDDVEIEDYRLRNLRRHVAQVTQHVTLFNDTVANNIAYGDLAGAPRADIEKAARDAYAMDFIEQLPKGLDTEVGENGVLLSGGQRQRLAIARALLKNAPLLILDEATSALDTESERHIQAALDQVMKGRTTLVIAHRLSTIEKADMILVMDQGRIVERGSHSELLAQNGYYARLHAMGLDAPAQDIA encoded by the coding sequence ATGAGTGACGCACCGCCCAAAGCGGAACAGGATTCCAGCCTGAAGATCTATTTTCGGTTGCTGGGATACGTCAAACCCTACGCGGGCATTTTCCTGCTGAGTATCGTAGGTTTCATAATATTTGCTTCCACCCAGCCCATGCTGGCCGGGATCCTCAAGTACTTTGTCGACGGCTTGAGCAACCCCGATGCGGTGCTCTTTCCCAACGTACCGTACCTCAAGGACGTGAAGCTGCTGATGGCCGTGCCGTTGCTGATCGTTCTGATCGCTGCTTGGCAGGGCATTGGGTCGTTCCTGGGCAATTATTACCTGGCCAGGGTTTCCCTGGGGTTGGTGCATGACCTGCGGGTCGAGTTATTCAACAAGTTGCTCGTGCTGCCCAACCGCTATTTCGACACTCACAACTCCGGGCACCTGATTTCCCGTATTACGTTTAACGTGACGATGGTCACCGGCGCCGCCACCGATGCCATCAAAGTGGTGATCCGCGAAGGGCTCTCCGTGGTGTTTCTCTTCGCTTACCTGATATGGATGAACTGGAAACTGACGTTGGTGATGCTGGCGATCCTCCCGCTGATCGCGATGATGGTCGGCAATGCCAGCAAGAAATTTCGCAAGCAGAGCAAAAAGATCCAAGTGGCCATGGGCGATGTCACCCATGTGGCGTCCGAGACCATCCAGGGTTACCGCGTTGTGCGCAGCTTCGGCGGCGAGGCTTACGAGCAGCAGCGTTTCAACCGCGCGAGCCAGGGCAATACCGATAAACAGCTGCGTATGACTCGCACTGGCGCTGTCTATACGCCGATGTTGCAATTGGTGATCTACACCGCCATGGCGGCCCTGATGTTCCTCGTGCTCTTCCTGCGCGGTGATGCGACGGCTGGTGATCTGGTGGCCTACATCACCGCAGCCGGCCTGTTGCCCAAGCCCATTCGCCAACTCTCGGAAGTCAGCTCGACCATCCAGAAGGGCGTGGCCGGTGCCGAGAGCATCTTCGAGCAACTGGACGTCGAGCCGGAAGTCGACAAGGGCACTGTCGAGTTGCCGCGCGTGAGCGGCCGTCTCGAGGTGCGCAACCTGAGCTTCACCTATCCTGGTGCTGACCGTGAGGTGCTCAAGGACATCAATTTCACCGCGGCCCCCGGGCAGATGATTGCGCTGGTAGGGCGCTCGGGCAGCGGCAAGTCGACCCTGGCGAGCCTCATCCCGCGCTTCTATCACCATGATGTCGGCCAGATATTGCTCGACGACGTGGAAATCGAGGATTACCGCTTGCGCAACTTGCGTCGTCACGTTGCCCAGGTGACCCAGCACGTCACGCTGTTCAACGATACGGTCGCCAACAATATCGCCTATGGGGACTTGGCCGGAGCGCCACGAGCCGACATTGAAAAGGCCGCTCGAGACGCCTACGCCATGGACTTTATCGAACAGTTACCCAAGGGGCTGGACACCGAGGTGGGCGAAAACGGAGTCCTGCTGTCCGGTGGCCAGCGCCAGCGCCTGGCGATCGCCCGGGCACTGCTGAAGAACGCACCGCTGCTGATTCTCGACGAGGCCACCTCGGCGCTGGACACCGAGTCCGAAAGGCATATCCAGGCTGCGCTGGACCAGGTGATGAAAGGCCGCACGACGTTGGTCATTGCCCACCGCCTGTCGACCATCGAAAAGGCCGATATGATTCTGGTGATGGATCAAGGTCGTATCGTCGAGCGTGGTTCTCACAGCGAACTCCTGGCGCAAAACGGCTACTACGCGCGCCTTCACGCCATGGGATTGGATGCTCCTGCCCAGGACATCGCCTGA